A single window of uncultured Methanospirillum sp. DNA harbors:
- a CDS encoding flagellin has protein sequence MKNESAFSGLEAAIVLIAFVVVAAVFSYVMLGAGFFATQKSQEVTYSGIKQSTSNIVLDGQLYGSASQIATLTLYLSIPEGGQPQKLSDVDYLWTLNGGAVTIVTGTDADSVSLLQPGDRAKITIALAAANRPGPGDSFTLEIKPKVGASSLVSKALGSGYAGGVIV, from the coding sequence ATGAAGAATGAGTCAGCATTTTCAGGCCTTGAAGCAGCAATCGTTCTGATTGCATTTGTTGTCGTGGCCGCAGTTTTCTCCTATGTTATGCTGGGAGCAGGGTTCTTTGCAACCCAGAAGTCACAGGAAGTTACATACTCAGGAATCAAACAGTCAACATCTAACATTGTCCTTGATGGGCAGTTATATGGTAGTGCAAGTCAGATCGCTACACTCACCTTATACCTATCAATCCCTGAAGGTGGACAACCACAGAAATTAAGTGATGTGGATTATCTCTGGACTCTGAATGGCGGAGCAGTTACAATCGTAACCGGTACCGATGCAGACAGCGTATCACTCCTTCAGCCAGGAGACAGAGCAAAGATTACAATCGCACTCGCTGCAGCAAACCGGCCAGGACCTGGAGATAGTTTTACTCTTGAAATCAAACCAAAGGTTGGAGCATCATCACTCGTTTCCAAGGCACTTGGCAGCGGATATGCTGGTGGAGTGATTGTTTAA
- a CDS encoding ISAzo13 family transposase: MDSDIALHKIYDKLAPHLNERQKRLLAAIEAESYGRGGVTLVSQLTGVSRSTINIGREELKEGIIFETDRVRHSGGGRKKIQEYDPQLESDLDALVEPTSRGDPESPLRWTCLSTRNLAKLLREKGHQVSHTTVAKILDKLNYSVQGAKKTIEGQSHEDRNAQFEFINESVKLFQEFEQPIISVDCKKKENIGNFKNNGCEWQPKGSPLEVNSHDFMDLDLGKAIPYGVYDINNNSGWVNVGVDHETSEFAVESIRRWWKTMGQEAYPNAKFLLITADSGGSNGYRRKAWKADLQNFSDETGLIISTCHFPPGTSKWNKIEHRLFSAITQNWRGRPLISLETIVNLIGNTKTETGLKVECDIDTSLYPTGLKISDETMEQLRIHPNNFHGEWNYTITPRRRSNN; this comes from the coding sequence ATGGATTCTGATATCGCATTACACAAAATCTATGACAAATTGGCCCCTCATTTGAATGAAAGACAAAAACGTCTATTAGCAGCAATTGAAGCTGAATCATATGGTAGGGGAGGGGTCACATTGGTCTCTCAATTAACAGGTGTTTCTCGTTCCACAATCAATATTGGAAGAGAGGAACTAAAAGAGGGAATAATTTTTGAAACAGATCGAGTTAGACATTCAGGTGGAGGAAGAAAAAAAATTCAGGAATATGACCCCCAATTAGAGTCCGACTTAGATGCCCTTGTTGAACCCACATCACGAGGAGATCCTGAGTCCCCTTTACGATGGACATGCTTAAGTACGCGTAACTTGGCCAAATTATTACGTGAAAAGGGTCATCAAGTAAGTCATACCACTGTGGCAAAAATACTTGATAAATTAAACTATAGTGTTCAAGGAGCCAAAAAGACAATCGAAGGACAATCTCATGAAGATCGCAATGCTCAATTTGAATTTATTAATGAATCTGTGAAACTGTTCCAAGAGTTTGAACAACCAATTATTTCTGTAGATTGTAAAAAGAAAGAAAATATTGGCAATTTTAAAAATAACGGATGTGAATGGCAACCAAAAGGATCACCTTTAGAAGTAAATAGTCACGATTTCATGGATCTAGACCTGGGCAAAGCTATTCCATATGGAGTTTATGATATCAACAATAACTCTGGTTGGGTGAATGTAGGAGTTGATCATGAAACTTCTGAATTTGCCGTCGAGAGTATTCGAAGATGGTGGAAAACAATGGGCCAAGAGGCTTATCCAAATGCTAAATTTCTCTTAATAACTGCAGATTCAGGAGGAAGTAATGGATATAGAAGAAAAGCATGGAAAGCTGATTTACAAAATTTTTCAGATGAAACTGGATTGATTATATCCACATGTCATTTTCCTCCAGGGACTAGCAAATGGAATAAAATTGAGCATAGGTTATTCTCTGCGATTACACAAAATTGGAGAGGAAGACCACTTATCAGTTTAGAGACCATAGTGAATCTTATCGGAAATACTAAAACAGAAACGGGTTTGAAAGTTGAATGTGATATTGACACTTCACTATATCCAACTGGATTGAAAATTTCAGATGAAACTATGGAGCAACTACGTATCCATCCCAATAACTTCCACGGAGAGTGGAATTATACCATCACCCCAAGAAGACGATCGAATAATTAA
- a CDS encoding flagellin, translating to MRTNSAFSGLEAAIVLIAFVVVAAVFSYVMLGAGFFATQKSQEVTYSGIKQSTSNIVLDGQLYGDTSDIGTLTLYLAIPEGGQPQKLSDVDYLWTLNGGAVTIVTGTDADSVSLLQAGDRAKITITLAAANKPGPGDSFTLEIKPKVGASSLISKTLGSGYAGGVII from the coding sequence ATGAGAACAAATTCTGCATTTTCTGGCCTTGAGGCAGCAATCGTTCTGATTGCATTCGTCGTTGTGGCTGCTGTCTTCTCCTACGTCATGCTAGGAGCAGGATTCTTTGCAACCCAGAAGTCACAGGAAGTCACATACTCGGGAATCAAACAATCAACATCGAACATTGTTCTTGATGGACAGTTGTATGGGGATACGAGTGATATCGGAACACTCACACTTTACCTTGCAATTCCAGAAGGTGGGCAACCACAGAAATTAAGTGATGTGGATTATCTCTGGACTCTGAATGGCGGAGCAGTTACAATCGTAACCGGGACCGATGCAGATTCTGTATCACTCCTCCAGGCAGGAGACAGAGCAAAGATTACTATTACACTAGCAGCAGCGAACAAGCCAGGACCTGGTGACAGTTTTACTCTTGAAATTAAACCAAAGGTAGGGGCATCATCACTCATTTCTAAGACACTTGGAAGTGGATATGCTGGTGGAGTAATTATTTAA
- a CDS encoding archaellin/type IV pilin N-terminal domain-containing protein, with protein MRSNEDAFSGLEAAIIVIALVVVAAVFGMSVMSSGFYASDQAKTTTTSGYKLASSTVYIEGGVYASLLGGAGTSLDKVWFAGGIPETGQAQDLREMIIVYTHSVDSSIVREYTYGGPGGETATTFGVDGDPVMLPGDKRTFRLAQVNGPIPGGWFTIEVKPKSGAATFVTYHLPDSFQGGSVLT; from the coding sequence ATGAGGTCAAATGAAGATGCGTTTAGCGGTTTAGAAGCTGCCATAATAGTTATAGCATTGGTTGTAGTAGCTGCAGTGTTTGGGATGAGCGTAATGAGTTCCGGTTTTTACGCTTCAGATCAGGCAAAGACTACAACAACTTCAGGATACAAACTGGCATCATCAACAGTATACATTGAAGGAGGGGTCTATGCTTCCTTGTTAGGAGGAGCGGGAACAAGCCTTGATAAAGTCTGGTTTGCAGGAGGGATTCCAGAGACCGGTCAGGCACAGGATCTTCGTGAGATGATCATTGTGTACACACATTCAGTTGACTCTTCTATTGTAAGAGAATATACCTATGGAGGACCTGGAGGAGAAACTGCCACGACATTTGGAGTAGACGGGGACCCAGTCATGCTTCCAGGAGATAAACGGACATTCCGGTTAGCTCAAGTAAATGGACCAATACCAGGTGGATGGTTTACTATTGAAGTGAAACCTAAAAGTGGAGCGGCAACATTTGTGACATATCATCTTCCAGATTCGTTTCAAGGTGGATCAGTATTAACATGA
- a CDS encoding HEAT repeat domain-containing protein has translation MKLLTEMFDQYMYGNKNVIEAGKLLTIGLLALISLAISIYFLFFSPYIGFRFVYVFIPHLYLIPIILLSMWYPKSGVKLVFTILILLFLFWIFTNVLGYYTYTPLFVILYTGIDLAVIMVLLLYVKDRRLVEAVILDIIERKTEKKEETQELINKFEGDFDVIITALGSKDESAREEAVLALASLSDDRIIFPLINALKDENPHIRRITCEALGHTDSPKVVKPLIKALTDEDRYVRETAAEELGHLGKVSIVELMNHLDDPDWRIRMGSVIALRVTSECPDPDPILKTLSDPSVYVRREAVKTLGRIGDQRILPYIIESINDSDPGVRLRAVRAISRIGSTDDIECILKRKMSDPDGYVRLLANEEFEKLRIR, from the coding sequence ATGAAATTACTCACTGAAATGTTTGACCAATACATGTATGGAAATAAAAATGTAATAGAAGCGGGTAAACTTCTTACAATTGGACTTTTGGCATTGATTTCACTTGCAATATCAATATATTTTTTATTTTTTAGTCCATATATAGGATTTAGATTTGTATATGTCTTCATTCCACATTTATATCTGATTCCAATAATTCTTCTTTCTATGTGGTACCCTAAATCAGGGGTAAAACTAGTATTCACAATTCTGATTTTATTATTTTTATTCTGGATTTTTACAAACGTTTTGGGATATTATACCTATACACCTTTGTTTGTAATTCTCTATACAGGAATAGATCTTGCGGTAATTATGGTACTTTTGCTGTACGTCAAAGATAGGAGGCTCGTAGAGGCGGTAATATTAGATATAATTGAACGAAAGACAGAGAAAAAAGAGGAAACGCAAGAATTGATCAATAAATTTGAAGGAGATTTTGATGTAATAATCACGGCTCTTGGATCAAAAGATGAAAGCGCTCGTGAAGAAGCGGTTCTGGCATTGGCAAGTTTATCAGACGACAGAATTATTTTTCCATTGATCAATGCCCTTAAAGATGAAAATCCCCATATTCGAAGAATAACATGTGAGGCTTTAGGACATACTGACTCTCCAAAGGTTGTAAAGCCACTCATTAAAGCATTGACTGATGAAGACAGATACGTTCGTGAGACAGCAGCAGAAGAACTTGGACATCTAGGAAAAGTATCAATTGTTGAGCTTATGAACCATTTGGATGATCCTGATTGGAGAATCCGAATGGGAAGTGTAATAGCTTTAAGAGTTACTTCAGAGTGTCCTGATCCAGATCCTATTTTAAAAACTCTTTCTGATCCTTCAGTTTACGTCAGGAGAGAAGCAGTCAAAACGCTCGGTAGAATTGGAGATCAAAGAATTCTCCCATATATTATCGAATCAATAAATGATTCAGATCCAGGTGTAAGACTACGAGCTGTGAGGGCAATATCAAGAATAGGATCAACAGATGATATTGAATGTATATTAAAACGTAAAATGTCAGATCCTGACGGATATGTTCGTCTCTTAGCAAATGAAGAGTTCGAAAAGTTGAGGATAAGATGA
- a CDS encoding transposase, whose amino-acid sequence MTKNDHFQEMIQTAIFRGFTPNVVLFDSWYSGIENLKFLRNKGLNWSNRLKKNRQVNPDRLGIVGVGTPTLPTDGMEVHIMRYGFIQVFHSVNPRGKDRYWATNILQMDYVDP is encoded by the coding sequence ATGACGAAAAACGATCATTTCCAGGAAATGATTCAAACTGCGATTTTTCGGGGTTTTACTCCCAATGTTGTTCTTTTTGACAGTTGGTATTCTGGCATTGAAAACTTAAAATTTCTCCGCAATAAAGGATTAAACTGGTCTAATCGGCTCAAGAAAAATCGTCAGGTGAACCCTGATCGTTTAGGTATTGTTGGAGTGGGTACACCTACACTTCCAACTGATGGGATGGAAGTACATATAATGAGATATGGGTTTATTCAGGTATTTCATTCAGTAAATCCCAGAGGAAAGGATCGATACTGGGCAACAAATATTCTTCAGATGGATTATGTGGATCCTTGA
- a CDS encoding acylphosphatase, translating into MNTQQPKRWNILVCGTVQRVGYHHLIQGIARRNHITGCILNLKEYDVLIIAEGIPEDLERFKNDIRIQEYPVFVETLEISELPHTGEYKYFEIVRGTPDEELAERFDSAIAVLCRMEKKQDTAIDLGKETLDEVKGIRHDLDKTLTSEIAEVKEELREIRSALIQAGIMNSARS; encoded by the coding sequence ATGAATACCCAACAGCCTAAACGATGGAATATTCTCGTTTGTGGCACTGTTCAAAGGGTAGGGTATCACCATCTCATTCAGGGGATTGCCCGTCGCAACCACATTACCGGTTGCATCCTGAACCTTAAGGAATATGATGTCCTGATTATTGCAGAAGGGATACCGGAAGATCTCGAACGGTTCAAAAATGATATCAGAATTCAGGAATACCCTGTTTTTGTTGAAACTTTAGAAATTTCTGAATTGCCCCATACTGGCGAATATAAATATTTTGAGATCGTCAGGGGAACTCCCGATGAGGAACTGGCAGAACGGTTTGATTCAGCAATAGCAGTTCTTTGCAGAATGGAGAAGAAGCAGGATACTGCAATAGATTTAGGGAAAGAGACTCTTGATGAAGTGAAAGGGATACGTCATGATCTTGATAAAACCCTTACATCAGAGATTGCTGAGGTAAAAGAGGAGCTCAGAGAGATCAGATCAGCCTTGATTCAGGCGGGAATTATGAACTCCGCACGGTCATAA